GAAATGACGGAGTAATAAATGAAGATTGGATTGTCGTAGGAAAACACATTAAATCTATTGTATCGGAAAACAACAAAGGCCTCGTTCCAAAGTTTGCTGTTCTTGGAAATGATCATGCATGCAGAGAATTCAAGCGCACAGCTGAAGTCTGCCATATTAATGTTGCACAATACATCGTTCAAGTAAGTGAAAATACGAAACAGAAAATTTTTCAGGATTATTTGGCTGGTAACATTGATGCGGTCATTTTACTTGAAGGCGTACAGTTCTTAACCTTATTTCAGACATTATTTCAGACATTATTTCAGACATTACAAAGGAAAGGGATGGAATGGAATAAGGATTTATTTAAAATTTGGGCGGGGTACTTGTATAGTTAAATTATAAATCCGTCCAAACTTTAAAGAGGTTTTGATTCTTAGTCCATCCATTTTGGATTAGTTGATTAAACATCCTGTTATAACGGTTAGTGTCTAAAAAAATGATGGCATCGACCTGATTGGAATTTAGTTCTACCGGTTTTGGATCGTATAAGTAATCAACAATTTGAAATTGGCTATCCATCACCACATGTTCCTCATATTTTTTACAATTTTCCTTTGAACCAATAATGATAAATGTAGGATGATTGATACCTTTCTTAACAAATTGCCTAATAATATCACTCGTAATGAGCTTCCAAATCTGAATATACATGGTCAGGTTATTTCTCTGACTAATTGAACCATGGTGAACACGATACTGATACAAACATTTTGGCAGTTTATAAGCCCTATCCTTATTTAGCATCCTTAACCACAAATCATAGTCCTGACAAATACGATAGTCTGGATCATAACCACCAACTTCGTAAAAAAGGGCTTTCGAATACATCACGGAACCATGACAAAATGGACACCCTAAGTATCTGTTGTCCATAATCTCCTGATGGGACTGACTATAATTAAAACCAGACGCCATATTGATTAGTTGTCTTAAGGGAATTTTTTGTTTACCAGGGATACATTCGACAAGGGAACTAACAATCCGAACATCTGTATTCTGCTTTATGAAGTTCACTTGATGTTCAATTCTCGTAGGCATACTGATGTCATCAGCATCCTGTATCGCAATCCAATTTCCTTTCGACATACTAATTGCCAAGTTCAACCCTATTGGTGTCCCCCTGTTTTCTTTTTGATGAATAATCTGGACTCGGTTATCTTTTATGGAGTCAAGTAAGTCTTGGGTACCGTCGGTTGAACCATCATTGACGATAATGAACTCTATATTTTTGTATGATTGCGTTAAGATGCTTTCCA
This Pseudalkalibacillus berkeleyi DNA region includes the following protein-coding sequences:
- a CDS encoding glycosyltransferase family 2 protein, whose translation is MLISVVMSVFNGEDYLIEAVESILTQSYKNIEFIIVNDGSTDGTQDLLDSIKDNRVQIIHQKENRGTPIGLNLAISMSKGNWIAIQDADDISMPTRIEHQVNFIKQNTDVRIVSSLVECIPGKQKIPLRQLINMASGFNYSQSHQEIMDNRYLGCPFCHGSVMYSKALFYEVGGYDPDYRICQDYDLWLRMLNKDRAYKLPKCLYQYRVHHGSISQRNNLTMYIQIWKLITSDIIRQFVKKGINHPTFIIIGSKENCKKYEEHVVMDSQFQIVDYLYDPKPVELNSNQVDAIIFLDTNRYNRMFNQLIQNGWTKNQNLFKVWTDL